The following coding sequences are from one Pseudonocardia sp. EC080619-01 window:
- a CDS encoding L-lactate permease has translation MEDLGLLSVLALAPVVIVAIFLVGLRWPAKYAMPLGFVAAALIGSLVWGMGLPVVAASAVEGIVIALGALFIVFGALLLLQTLSQSGALATIRAGFTSISPDRRVQAIIIGWLFGSFIEGASGFGTPAAIVAPLLLALGFPALGAVLVGMTIQSTPVSFGAVGLPILTGVNQGLAGDPAVAGRAAGFGVDHLGYLSDIGIQIALIHAVAGTLIPLFMVCLLTRFFGANRSMAEGLAIAPFALYAAVAMIVPYLLLAVLLGPEFPSLLGGLIGLAIVMFTSSRGFLMPKQTWDFPPRAGWLDRWMGDIEPDTSVAAGRIGIWTAWSPYAIVAVLLVLSRTVTPLKEAIQSVEIGLSDIFGTGISESVEILYSPGAVFLVACLITYGLHRMNRRQIGQAWAVAGRQLAGTAAALLFAVPMVRILINSGPDLNSTGLASMPMTLAEGAAAVAGGSWPVLAPWIGALGAFVAGSNTISNMTFSLFQFATATNIGVTPETIVAAQAVGGAAGNMITVHNVVAASATVGLLGREGDVIRMTIIPMTYYCLVGGGLAFVIVYGVGLNLGTIVLAAVVAALAGLVIRARRRAPEPFLT, from the coding sequence GTGGAAGACCTGGGACTGCTGAGTGTTCTCGCACTGGCCCCTGTCGTCATCGTCGCCATTTTCCTGGTCGGCCTGCGTTGGCCGGCGAAGTACGCGATGCCGCTCGGCTTCGTGGCCGCCGCGCTGATCGGCTCCCTCGTATGGGGAATGGGTCTGCCGGTGGTCGCGGCGTCGGCGGTCGAGGGGATCGTCATCGCCCTCGGCGCGCTGTTCATCGTGTTCGGCGCACTGCTCCTGCTGCAGACGCTCTCCCAGAGCGGCGCCCTGGCCACGATCCGGGCCGGGTTCACCAGCATCAGCCCGGACCGCCGGGTCCAGGCGATCATCATCGGCTGGTTGTTCGGATCCTTCATCGAGGGTGCGTCGGGTTTCGGCACACCCGCCGCGATCGTGGCGCCGCTCCTGCTCGCCCTCGGGTTCCCGGCGCTCGGCGCGGTCCTGGTCGGCATGACCATCCAGTCGACGCCGGTCAGCTTCGGCGCGGTCGGGCTGCCGATCCTCACCGGGGTCAACCAGGGCCTCGCCGGTGATCCGGCGGTCGCGGGCCGCGCCGCCGGGTTCGGCGTCGACCACCTCGGCTACCTGTCCGACATCGGGATCCAGATCGCACTGATCCACGCCGTCGCGGGCACCCTCATCCCGCTGTTCATGGTCTGCCTGCTCACCCGGTTCTTCGGGGCGAACCGCAGCATGGCCGAGGGCCTCGCGATCGCGCCGTTCGCGTTGTACGCGGCCGTCGCCATGATCGTCCCCTACCTGTTGCTGGCGGTCCTGCTCGGACCCGAGTTCCCGTCCCTGCTGGGCGGGCTGATCGGTCTCGCGATCGTCATGTTCACCTCGAGCCGCGGCTTCCTCATGCCGAAGCAGACCTGGGACTTCCCCCCGCGGGCCGGCTGGCTCGACCGCTGGATGGGCGACATCGAGCCCGACACCTCCGTCGCCGCCGGCCGGATCGGCATCTGGACGGCCTGGTCGCCGTACGCGATCGTCGCCGTGCTGCTGGTGCTGAGCCGGACGGTGACGCCGCTCAAGGAGGCGATCCAGTCCGTCGAGATCGGGCTGTCCGACATCTTCGGGACCGGGATCTCGGAGTCCGTCGAGATCCTCTACTCGCCGGGTGCCGTGTTCCTGGTCGCCTGCCTGATCACCTACGGGCTGCACCGGATGAACCGCAGGCAGATCGGGCAGGCGTGGGCCGTCGCCGGACGCCAGCTGGCGGGCACCGCCGCGGCGCTGCTGTTCGCGGTGCCCATGGTCCGGATCCTGATCAACTCCGGTCCGGACCTGAACTCGACCGGCCTGGCCAGCATGCCGATGACCCTCGCCGAGGGCGCGGCCGCCGTCGCGGGCGGCTCGTGGCCCGTCCTCGCGCCGTGGATCGGAGCACTGGGCGCCTTCGTCGCCGGCTCGAACACGATCTCGAACATGACGTTCTCGCTGTTCCAGTTCGCCACCGCGACCAACATCGGCGTCACGCCGGAGACGATCGTCGCGGCCCAGGCCGTCGGCGGCGCGGCCGGCAACATGATCACTGTCCACAACGTCGTCGCCGCGTCGGCGACCGTGGGGCTGCTCGGCCGCGAGGGCGACGTCATCCGGATGACGATCATCCCGATGACCTACTACTGCCTGGTCGGTGGCGGCCTCGCCTTCGTGATCGTCTACGGGGTCGGGCTGAACCTCGGCACGATCGTCCTGGCCGCGGTGGTCGCGGCGCTGGCCGGGCTGGTGATCCGCGCCCGGCGCCGGGCGCCCGAACCCTTCCTGACCTGA
- a CDS encoding LysR family transcriptional regulator: protein MNLDDLRYFLELTRYGRLTVAAERMGVEHTTIRRRISALERALGQRLFDKTPRGWTPTAAGRRLLPYAQRIEAEADAARGAVTDDGHSPRGTVRIVATDGFGGAVIAPGLSRLRRAHPGIQVELVTKSHLLDYGVGEFDLAVTIHRPERPGFRIEHLCDYDLRLYGSPAYLAARSRIRQPRDLADHDLVWFVASLLDLPELQSAEDIAAQANVVFRTTNLFAQVEAAAGGVGLGLVPCFLAHGDDRLRPVLHDQVSARRTFWVITPNRLLNTERIAIVAEHIAETARLAGDRLIPPATSGDAAG, encoded by the coding sequence GTGAACCTCGACGACCTCCGCTACTTCCTGGAGCTGACCCGGTACGGCCGGCTCACCGTCGCGGCGGAGCGGATGGGGGTCGAGCACACGACGATCCGGCGTCGCATCTCCGCACTGGAGCGGGCGCTCGGCCAGCGCCTGTTCGACAAGACCCCGCGCGGGTGGACGCCCACCGCCGCGGGCCGCCGGCTCCTGCCGTACGCGCAGCGGATCGAGGCCGAGGCCGACGCCGCCCGGGGAGCGGTGACCGACGACGGGCACAGCCCCCGCGGCACCGTGCGGATCGTCGCGACCGACGGCTTCGGTGGTGCGGTGATCGCGCCGGGGCTCAGCCGGCTCCGCCGCGCCCATCCCGGGATCCAGGTCGAGCTGGTCACGAAGAGTCATCTGCTCGACTACGGGGTCGGCGAGTTCGATCTCGCCGTCACGATCCACCGGCCGGAACGGCCGGGTTTCCGGATCGAGCATCTCTGCGACTACGACCTGCGTCTGTACGGCAGTCCGGCCTACCTCGCCGCGCGATCGCGGATCCGGCAACCGCGGGACCTCGCCGACCACGACCTCGTCTGGTTCGTCGCGTCCCTCCTCGACCTCCCCGAGCTCCAGAGCGCGGAGGACATCGCCGCCCAGGCGAACGTGGTCTTCCGTACGACCAACCTGTTCGCGCAGGTCGAGGCCGCGGCGGGAGGCGTCGGGCTGGGGCTCGTGCCCTGCTTCCTCGCCCACGGTGACGATCGGTTGCGGCCCGTCCTGCACGACCAGGTGTCGGCGCGGCGGACGTTCTGGGTGATCACGCCCAACCGGCTGCTGAACACCGAACGGATCGCGATCGTCGCCGAGCACATCGCGGAGACCGCGCGGCTCGCGGGGGACCGGCTGATCCCGCCCGCGACCTCGGGGGACGCAGCGGGCTGA
- the mmsB gene encoding 3-hydroxyisobutyrate dehydrogenase — MSVIGFVGLGNMGGPMAANLVKAGYDVQGFDLGEEAKAAAARAGVTVVSSADEAAEGADTLVTMLPKGDHVRSVLLGDGGPLTRLKPGGLVIDASSIDVATSRDVHAAATELGLQVLDAPVSGGVAGATGGTLTFMIGGSADALAAAGPVLDAMGSKFFHVGDAGAGQAVKACNQMVVGASLVAVAEAFVLAEQLGVSNQNLFDVLSTSSGNCWALHNFTPRPGLVEGSAADNGYAPKFAAGLLAKDLGLAAAAAADTGVELVVGRGALDQVGKFAETDGGLDSSAVIRAVEVRS; from the coding sequence ATGAGCGTCATCGGATTCGTCGGCCTGGGCAACATGGGTGGCCCCATGGCGGCGAACCTGGTCAAGGCCGGGTACGACGTGCAGGGATTCGACCTCGGCGAGGAGGCGAAGGCCGCGGCCGCCCGCGCCGGCGTGACCGTCGTCTCCTCGGCCGACGAGGCCGCCGAGGGCGCCGACACGCTGGTGACGATGCTGCCGAAGGGCGACCACGTCCGCAGCGTCCTGCTGGGCGACGGCGGGCCGCTGACCCGGCTCAAGCCCGGCGGACTCGTGATCGACGCGTCCTCGATCGACGTCGCCACCAGCCGCGACGTGCACGCCGCGGCCACCGAGCTGGGCCTGCAGGTCCTGGACGCCCCGGTCTCCGGCGGCGTCGCGGGCGCCACCGGCGGCACGCTCACCTTCATGATCGGCGGCTCCGCCGACGCGCTCGCCGCGGCGGGCCCGGTCCTCGACGCGATGGGCTCGAAGTTCTTCCACGTCGGCGACGCCGGCGCCGGGCAGGCGGTCAAGGCCTGCAACCAGATGGTCGTCGGCGCCAGCCTCGTCGCCGTCGCCGAGGCGTTCGTGCTCGCCGAGCAGCTCGGCGTCTCCAACCAGAACCTGTTCGACGTCCTCAGCACCTCCTCGGGCAACTGCTGGGCGCTGCACAACTTCACCCCGCGCCCCGGCCTGGTCGAGGGCTCGGCCGCCGACAACGGCTACGCCCCGAAGTTCGCCGCCGGGCTGCTGGCCAAGGACCTCGGCCTCGCCGCCGCGGCCGCCGCGGACACCGGCGTCGAGCTCGTCGTCGGGCGCGGGGCGCTCGACCAGGTCGGGAAGTTCGCCGAGACCGACGGCGGCCTGGACTCCTCCGCGGTGATCCGGGCCGTCGAGGTCCGGTCCTGA
- a CDS encoding aldehyde dehydrogenase family protein — MSTTPEFRNFIDGGWVAARNDEWIDVVSPRNRQVIARVPRGGEKDVADAVEAAGRAFPGWRDTAPRARGRLLQQIADAIEPHIERIGRQIADENGNALRTQARGEVQYAVDVFRYFGSVASETKGETIPLNAHVLDYSRREPIGVVGAIVPWNAPVQLASMKIAAALAAGNSLVLKAAEDAPLAVLEIVKICADFLPAGVLNCVVGYGTEAGEALITHPAVRKLSFTGSTAVGKRVMAAAAERIVPVSLELGGKNPQIVFPDADEDWVVQGVVTGMRFVRQGQSCTAGSRLFVHRSIVDSFVEKVTAHLSKLKVGDPLDEATDMGAVVNQKQYDRVCSFIDEGLQRGEARVAIGGRPPSEGPLSEGYYIEPTVFVGIENDWRIAQEEIFGPVLCVIPWDDEEEVVRMANDTHYGLSAFVWTHDLGKALRTAHAIDAGWVQVNQGGGQVLGQSYGGYKQSGIGREFSLEGMLESFTERKHVSVDTSH, encoded by the coding sequence ATGAGCACCACCCCCGAGTTCCGCAACTTCATCGACGGCGGCTGGGTCGCCGCCCGCAACGACGAGTGGATCGACGTCGTCAGCCCGCGCAACCGCCAGGTGATCGCCCGCGTGCCGCGCGGCGGCGAGAAGGACGTCGCCGACGCCGTCGAGGCCGCGGGCCGGGCGTTCCCGGGCTGGCGCGACACCGCGCCGCGGGCGCGCGGCCGGCTGCTGCAGCAGATCGCCGACGCGATCGAGCCGCACATCGAGCGGATCGGCCGCCAGATCGCCGACGAGAACGGCAACGCGCTGCGCACCCAGGCCCGCGGCGAGGTCCAGTACGCCGTCGACGTCTTCCGCTACTTCGGCTCGGTCGCGAGCGAGACCAAGGGCGAGACGATCCCGCTCAACGCGCACGTCCTCGACTACTCCCGCCGTGAGCCGATCGGCGTCGTCGGCGCGATCGTCCCGTGGAACGCGCCGGTCCAGCTGGCCTCGATGAAGATCGCCGCGGCGCTCGCCGCCGGCAACTCGCTGGTCCTCAAGGCCGCCGAGGACGCCCCGCTCGCCGTCCTGGAGATCGTGAAGATCTGCGCCGACTTCCTCCCGGCAGGCGTGCTGAACTGCGTCGTCGGCTACGGCACCGAGGCCGGCGAGGCCCTGATCACCCACCCGGCCGTGCGGAAGCTGTCCTTCACCGGGTCCACCGCCGTCGGCAAGCGGGTCATGGCGGCCGCCGCCGAGCGGATCGTTCCCGTCTCGCTCGAGCTCGGCGGCAAGAACCCGCAGATCGTCTTCCCGGACGCCGACGAGGACTGGGTCGTCCAGGGCGTCGTCACCGGCATGCGCTTCGTGCGCCAGGGGCAGTCCTGCACCGCCGGATCGCGGCTGTTCGTGCACCGCTCGATCGTCGACTCGTTCGTCGAGAAGGTCACCGCGCACCTGTCGAAGCTGAAGGTCGGCGACCCGCTCGACGAGGCGACCGACATGGGCGCCGTGGTGAACCAGAAGCAGTACGACCGGGTCTGCAGCTTCATCGACGAGGGCCTGCAGCGCGGGGAGGCCCGGGTCGCGATCGGCGGGCGTCCGCCGTCGGAGGGCCCGCTGTCGGAGGGCTACTACATCGAGCCCACCGTGTTCGTCGGGATCGAGAACGACTGGCGGATCGCCCAGGAGGAGATCTTCGGGCCGGTGCTGTGCGTGATCCCGTGGGACGACGAGGAGGAGGTCGTCCGCATGGCCAACGACACCCACTACGGGCTGTCCGCGTTCGTCTGGACCCACGACCTCGGGAAGGCGCTGCGCACCGCGCACGCGATCGACGCCGGCTGGGTGCAGGTCAACCAGGGCGGCGGCCAGGTGCTCGGGCAGTCCTACGGTGGCTACAAGCAGAGCGGCATCGGCCGCGAGTTCTCGCTCGAGGGCATGCTGGAGAGCTTCACCGAGCGCAAGCACGTCTCCGTCGACACCTCCCACTGA
- a CDS encoding enoyl-CoA hydratase/isomerase family protein: MTDETFTGELGRVLREDPPAELVVDRVAVQDVDDVAVVTLSKPEARNALSLAAWQRLRTVFTELGGRDGLRAVVVRGAGPDALAAGADIKEFPQTRLGAAAATGYNESIARALRAVSAVPVPVIASIHGLAVGGGCELAAACDVRIASTAARFGIPIGKLGVTLGYTETSAVARVIGPAELKYLLFSGDIVGAADAHRIGLVQRLVEPGELVDTVTGLVGRIRTQAPVTISAAKLVTDMAGRPLTDADADLLSRLHVEAYDGPDLREGVAAFGERRAPVFGRKGED; this comes from the coding sequence ATGACCGACGAGACCTTCACCGGCGAGCTCGGCCGGGTCCTGCGTGAGGACCCGCCCGCCGAGCTCGTCGTCGACCGGGTCGCCGTGCAGGACGTCGACGACGTCGCCGTGGTGACGCTGTCGAAGCCCGAGGCCCGCAACGCACTGTCGCTCGCCGCCTGGCAGCGGCTGCGCACCGTGTTCACCGAGCTCGGCGGGCGGGACGGCCTGCGGGCCGTGGTCGTCCGCGGGGCCGGCCCGGACGCACTCGCGGCCGGCGCCGACATCAAGGAGTTCCCGCAGACCCGCCTCGGTGCGGCCGCGGCGACCGGCTACAACGAGTCGATCGCCCGGGCGCTGCGGGCGGTGTCCGCGGTGCCGGTGCCGGTGATCGCGTCCATCCACGGGCTCGCGGTCGGCGGCGGCTGCGAGCTCGCCGCCGCGTGCGACGTCCGGATCGCCTCGACGGCGGCCCGGTTCGGCATCCCCATCGGCAAGCTGGGGGTCACCCTCGGCTACACCGAGACCTCCGCGGTGGCCCGGGTGATCGGCCCGGCCGAGCTGAAGTACCTGCTGTTCAGCGGGGACATCGTCGGTGCGGCCGACGCCCACCGGATCGGGCTCGTGCAGCGGCTCGTCGAGCCGGGCGAGCTGGTCGACACCGTCACCGGCCTGGTCGGACGGATCCGGACCCAGGCCCCGGTCACGATCAGCGCCGCCAAGCTCGTGACGGACATGGCGGGGCGTCCGCTCACCGACGCCGACGCCGACCTGCTGTCGCGGCTGCACGTCGAGGCCTACG